The following are encoded together in the Thermothelomyces thermophilus ATCC 42464 chromosome 3, complete sequence genome:
- a CDS encoding STE like transcription factor (1| transcription factor Fst12 [Metarhizium anisopliae ARSEF 23]. and 2 of zf-C2H2[pfam00096], Zinc finger, C2H2 type), giving the protein MYTQNATMAGQQIPETFMLSAEAQQSLPHDAQVALQQVDNLKYFLLSAPVDWSPDQYIRRFLLPTGEYVSCVLWNNLFHISGTDIVRCLSFRFQAFGRPVKNSKKFEEGIFSDLRNLKSGTDATLEEPKSPFLDFLYKNNCIRTQKKQKVFYWYSVPHDRLFLDALERDLKREKMGQEATTVAVSEPALSFQFDSSQSLYEQLTKAQQANSSSFNPQPLSFSQQQDTSSVVAPVDSMPPPQMMPQQIPQSLPQSMPPISQAMTPMSDALDSMTPYGSMAMTPNVSQSQAVIKREPEYSRVQYNQNGVPMAHTHQRHTSMPAFGLEYSPAPSFVSSHYEDYSQRGLSFEPLTPPQQALAISGEPAYIANEETGLYSAIPDLNPVGALNGMIHLPPSNLAGPSFPRSYGSNNVYSSVIEGSPTYKQRRRRSSIPPSLSATSGSMTAASTATHRPSDLRRSVSVSVGPVAEGEESGDASPQGMTYNNNSMAQHKEVVELSRHGTPLSTVEGSPALNPMALHQHDYSPLPVDELTPLNEQRPMMHGGPNVVRRARSATVMELGPYPQKSHTCPIPSCGRLFKRLEHLKRHVRTHTQERPYICPYCSKAFSRSDNLAQHKRTHDRNDGAEGSLHSGEEEQYSGEDQLSSVDDASPTSENGYVTTSLDAAVSGNNGGSSNNSTNSSTNSNTNSNTSSSNSNSSSSSNNNNNNDATSSNAAPTNSQSLGQIQTFNSLQTLSMPMTLSQPQAINAGGLA; this is encoded by the exons ATGTACACCCAGAATGCAACAATGGCCGGACAACAAATTCCAGAGACGTTCATGCTGAGCGCTGAGGCTCAGCAATCACTTCCACACGATGCTCAGGTAGCTCTGCAACAGgttgacaatc TCAAGTATTTTCTCCTCTCGGCGCCGGTTGACTGGTCCCCCGACCAATACATCCGGCGGTTCCTCCTGCCGACTGGCGAGTACGTTTCCTGCGTGCTTTGGAACAACCTGTTCCACATTTCCGGTACAGATATTGTTCGATGCCTGTCGTTCCGATTCCAGGCGTTCGGCAGGCCGGTCAAGAACTCGAAAAAGTTCGAAGAGGGTATCTTCTCAGATCTCCGCAACCTCAAGTCCGGAACCGACGCGACGCTCGAAGAGCCCAAGAGCCCTTTCCTCGATTTTCTCTACAAGAACAACTGCATCCGGACGCAGAAGAAGCAGAAGGTCTTCTACTGGTACAGCGTCCCTCATGACCGCCTCTTCTTGGACGCGCTCGAGCGTGACCTGAAAAGGGAGAAGATGGGCCAAGAGGCAACGACGGTCGCCGTCAGCGAGCCGGCTCTCTCGTTCCAGTTCGATTCGTCGCAGTCGCTGTACGAGCAGCTCACAAAAGCTCAGCAGGCGAATTCGTCGTCCTTCAACCCGCAGCCGCTCTCCTTTTCCCAGCAGCAAGACACCTCGTCAGTCGTGGCGCCGGTCGACTCGATGCCGCCTCCCCAGATGATGCCTCAGCAGATTCCTCAGTCATTGCCTCAGTCAATGCCCCCAATCTCGCAAGCGATGACTCCGATGTCGGATGCGTTGGACTCCATGACGCCCTACGGGTCGATGGCGATGACCCCGAATGTGTCACAATCTCAGGCGGTGATCAAGCGGGAACCGGAGTATTCGCGCGTCCAATACAATCAGAATGGCGTGCCAATGGCGCATACGCATCAGCGACACACATCCATGCCCGCCTTTGGTTTGGAGTACTCGCCTGCCCCGTCGTTTGTGTCTTCGCATTATGAGGATTACAGCCAAAGAGGCCTCTCCTTCGAGCCTCTGACGCCTCCGCAGCAGGCGCTTGCCATCAGCGGCGAGCCCGCCTACATCGCCAATGAGGAGACTGGCCTGTACAGCGCCATCCCGGACCTCAACCCAGTCGGCGCCCTCAACGGCATGATCCACCTCCCTCCGTCGAATCTAGCCGGCCCTTCGTTCCCCCGGAGCTACGGGTCCAACAACGTCTACTCCTCCGTTATCGAGGGTTCGCCGACGTACAAGCAGAGAAGACGCCGTTCGTCCATTCCACCCTCCCTGTCGGCTACTAGTGGGTCCATGACGGCAGCTTCTACTGCGACCCACCGTCCCTCCGACCTCAGGAGATCGGTTTCCGTCTCGGTCGGCCCCGTtgccgagggcgaggagtCCGGAGACGCCTCGCCCCAGGGCATGACCTATAACAACAACTCGATGGCCCAACACAAGGAAGTGGTCGAGCTGTCGCGCCACGGGACGCCGCTCTCAACAGTGGAGGGCAGCCCTGCTCTTAACCCAATGGCCCTCCACCAACACGACTACTCTCCCTTGCCGGTTGACGAACTAACTCCGCTGAACGAGCAACGGCCCATGATGCACGGTGGCCCCAATGTGGTACGCAGAGCCCGGTCCGCAACGGTCATGGAGCTTGGCCCCTATCCTCAGAAGTCCCACACCTGCCCCATTCCCTCATGTGGCCGTCTCTTCAAGAGGTTGGAGCATCTGAAGCG ACACGTGAGAACACACACCCAGGAAAGACCCTACATCTGCCCTTATTGTAGCAAGGCATTCTCCCGATCAGACAACCTAGCACA GCACAAGCGTACCCATGATCGGAATGACGGTGCCGAGGGCAGCCTCCATTccggcgaggaggagcagtACTCCGGTGAAGACCAGTTGTCTTCGGTTGACGATGCCTCGCCGACGTCCGAGAATGGCTATGTTACCACGTCGCTCGACGCGGCTGTCAGCGGCAAcaacggcggcagcagcaacaacagcaccaACAGCAGCACCAACAGCAACACCAACAGcaacaccagcagcagcaatagcaacagcagcagcagcagcaacaacaacaacaacaacgacgcCACTTCAAGCAATGCTGCCCCCACAAATAGCCAAAGTCTAGGCCAAATTCAAACGTTCAACAGCCTCCAGACGCTGAGCATGCCAATGACCCTCAGCCAACCACAGGCCATCAACGCAGGTGGCTTGGCTTAA
- a CDS encoding uncharacterized protein (Contains conserved domain: pfam08174, DUF1709, This is a conserved domain in the anillin family of proteins which are involved in cell division.), producing MPSPAKVSSAIPRPLSEVSPTEKRRNSPSWNQTTKKMTFTDSSPFQSSPLDGTTTSPRMFWQNRSFNSENSYNSSTGSPSPCRRSSIERLQKASRVKNSNILALEHKNEYDPTRVPHVERPLAKVQRKAFGGTGTTTGPRPENRPFGHQRSESKTGVTASSPSKASPGPMSQPVRPTTPSKDQPSPMKSSLSSRFKSSFDPETGTWTDTSGDERTLPEGKSLHRHQKSVTFDAAPPQVNEYEMATPDISSIGSNSREGSYDSEEEEDDDDHYMYHGGVDPDDSFDASLEDTDKTPVMGPDEWRQDSHDDSFERSSPMPEEHPHMRNPLHHHRRTNSSNSNSESRPLPPLPGMGSAARSLPSPPPASSASPESHSIGNGRMPLEERLRLMMLSDDGKTAAEQQRERRMRRAGARERAGSQTPERESRSPSAQPHSDYEEENTVGELSGLEEYQLPPRISRESILRRVNGNKALDREPDYQSSSPAGASGAEQVLQYDPDVPIPSTEDSMMDELSDGGSVIIKRDPEGMDSEVDSIADLYQRSESLDDHDENDHEQRPYDDDSESQYSNDEEPQSGEKQESYDSDHVPTPRGTTPTEEPPTVAQDREVCSSLELSHRNKESDFSKGVDSCVLAKPEEQQLAAEPEKASMADAQAEEERPITPEQQLTRSLTKPEYDGSGWGEPEEGSDEPGTPESVIHHPVPNSEDEAARQSPAIPEQLATIKSASGSKLKTRPSATPSDIAAMREARRQVSREVPPIPDRHRNRISRDMEPEAGEATGEDFLERHPSFKNRSLTLDLDLGLSLDQDFDRVIEAQKRGYLMRQNTKMVTASDKDTDDRGYRSAGNSPVKAARPQSWTVEPWGSGQRKRSYRKRHPVTGGPVPPLPGQESNAAAPGHAHEDDMASIELATEESGERGRLFVKVMGVKDLDLPLPKNERTWFSLTLDNGVHCVTTAWLELARNAPIGQEFELVVPNDLEFQLTLNVKLEKPKPAPVSKKALPSPTKTSKPKTSAFSRVFASPKKRREMEQRQKQQEEEERLAAQREAQARQMMLKASQQPTAWDLLSPLAAEDGSFARAYVCLKEHESRCFGRPYQVEVAAFNEWATEDATFASSVKSKRNNTNSNNPSGNGPVRRAPYKIGKLELQLLFVPRPKGATDDDMPKSMNACIREMKAAEERLSRGWEGHLSQQGGDCPYWRRRYFKLVGTKLTAYHEATRQPRATINLANAKRLIDDRRTLMEKETTGKGGRRRRSAFAEEEEGYMFVEEGFRIRFNNGEVIDFYADSTADKEGWMKVLGEVIGRDSSADGEDENGGGGRGMKGKWCELVLKREEALKKRAEGRRVHSRTKSMYV from the exons ATGCCTTCCCCAGCAAAGGTCAGCAGCGCAATTCCGCGCCCGCTCTCGGAGGTGTCGCCGACCGAAAAGCGGCGGAATTCGCCAAGCTGGAACCAGACCACCAAG AAAATGACATTTACCGACTCGTCTCCATTTCAGTCGTCCCCCTTGGACGGCACCACCACGTCCCCGCGCATGTTTTGGCAGAACCGCAGCTTCAACTCGGAGAACAGCTACAACAGTAGCACCGGCTCGCCATCGCCCTGCCGACGGTCTTCTATCGAGCGTCTGCAGAAGGCTTCCCGCGTCAAGAACAGCAACATTCTCGCCCTCGAGCACAAGAACGAATACGACCCGACCCGGGTGCCCCACGTCGAGCGCCCACTGGCTAAGGTCCAGAGAAAAGCATTtggcggcaccggcaccaccACCGGTCCCCGCCCGGAGAACCGTCCCTTTGGCCACCAGAGAAGCGAGAGCAAGACCGGCGTCACTGCGTCGAGCCCTTCTAAGGCCTCGCCCGGCCCCATGAGCCAGCCGGTGCGCCCGACGACACCCAGCAAAGATCAGCCCTCTCCGATGAAGTCGTCGCTGTCGAGCCGCTTCAAGAGCAGCTTCGACCCGGAAACAGGCACCTGGACAGACACGTCGGGCGACGAGCGGACCCTCCCCGAGGGCAAGTCGCTTCACCGTCACCAGAAGAGTGTCACGTTTGACGCCGCTCCTCCCCAGGTCAACGAGTACGAGATGGCCACTCCGGATATCTCCTCGATTGGGAGCAACTCGAGAGAAGGCAGCTACGAttcggaggaggaagaggatgacgacgaccacTACATGTACCATGGCGGCGTCGACCCGGATGACAGCTTCGACGCCTCGCTTGAGGATACCGACAAAACCCCCGTCATGGGCCCGGACGAGTGGAGGCAGGACAGCCATGATGATTCCTTTGAGCGGAGTAGTCCCATGCCTGAGGAGCACCCTCACATGCGGAACCCGCTTCATCATCATCGCCGCACCAACTCATCCAACTCGAACAGCGAGAGCCGCCCGTTGCCGCCTCTCCCGGGCATGGGTTCGGCCGCTAGGAGCTTGCCTTCGCCTCCGCCCGCTTCTAGCGCTTCGCCCGAGTCCCATAGCATCGGAAACGGCAGGATGCCGCTCGAAGAGCGCCTGAGGCTCATGATGCTGTCCGACGACGGAAAGACGGCGGCCGAGCAACAGCGGGAACGCCGGATGAGGCGCGCCGGCGCTCGCGAGCGCGCAGGGAGCCAGACCCCGGAGCGCGAGAGCAGAAGCCCCAGCGCACAACCCCATTCGGACTACGAAGAGGAAAACACGGTTGGCGAGCTGTCGGGTCTTGAAGAGTACCAGCTCCCTCCCCGCATCTCCCGCGAGTCGATCCTCCGCCGTGTGAACGGGAACAAGGCACTCGACCGCGAGCCCGATTATCAGTCTTCCTCCCCAGCGGGCGCTTCGGGCGCCGAGCAAGTCCTTCAGTACGATCCCGACGTGCCCATTCCAAGCACCGAGGACTCTATGATGGATGAGCTCTCAGACGGGGGCAGCGTCATCATCAAGCGCGATCCCGAGGGTATGGACTCCGAAGTTGACTCGATCGCCGATTTGTACCAGCGCTCCGAGTCCCTGGATGATCATGATGAAAATGATCACGAACAGAGGCCGTATGACGATGACAGCGAGAGCCAGTACTCGAATGATGAAGAGCCGCAGAGCGGCGAGAAACAAGAGTCATATGATAGTGACCACGTTCCTACCCCGCGGGGCACCACTCCCACGGAGGAACCTCCCACGGTCGCTCAAGATCGGGAGGTCTGCTCTTCGCTTGAGCTTTCCCACCGCAATAAGGAAAGTGACTTCTCCAAGGGCGTCGACTCCTGCGTGCTTGCCAAGCCCGAGGAACAACAACTCGCTGCAGAGCCCGAGAAAGCGAGCATGGCCGATGCTCAGGCCGAGGAGGAACGTCCTATCACACCCGAGCAGCAACTGACCAGGTCGCTCACCAAGCCCGAGTATGATGGATCGGGCTGGGGCGAGCCTGAGGAAGGGTCTGATGAACCGGGCACTCCCGAATCCGTCATTCACCATCCGGTTCCGAACAGCGAGGATGAGGCCGCCCGACAGTCTCCTGCTATTCCCGAACAGCTGGCCACCATCAAGTCGGCATCTGGCTCTAAGCTCAAGACCCGGCCGTCTGCCACCCCTTCGGACATCGCAGCCATGCGGGAGGCTCGCCGCCAGGTCAGCCGCGAGGTTCCGCCCATTCCTGACCGACATCGGAACCGCATCTCGCGTGACATGGAGCCCGAAGCTGGCGAGGCCACAGGCGAAGACTTCCTGGAGCGCCATCCCAGTTTTAAGAATCGCAGCTTGACGCTGGATCTCGACCTCGGTCTCAGCCTTGACCAAGATTTCGACCGGGTCATAGAGGCTCAAAAG CGCGGATACCTGATGCGACAGAACACCAAGATGGTCACGGCCAGCGACAAGGACACTGACGATCGCGGTTACCGGTCAGCCGGTAACTCGCCCGTCAAAGCGGCTCGACCGCAATCCTGGACCGTCGAGCCATGGGGCAGCGGGCAACGGAAGCGCAGCTACCGGAAGCGGCACCCTGTGACCGGAGGTCCTGTTCCGCCGCTGCCCGGGCAGGAGAGCAACGCCGCTGCTCCTGGACATGCTCACGAGGACGACATGGCCAGTATCGAGTTGGCCACCGAGGAGAGCGGCGAGAGAGGCCGGCTCTTTGTTAAAGTGATGGGAGTCAAAGACCTTGATCTGCCGCTACCCAAGA ACGAGCGCACCTGGTTCAGCTTGACCCTCGACAACGGCGTCCACTGCGTGACAACAGCCTGGCTCGAGCTGGCGCGCAACGCGCCCATCGGACAGGAGTTCGAGCTGGTCGTGCCCAACGACCTCGAGTTCCAGCTCACGCTCAACGTCAAGCTCGAAAAGCCCAAGCCGGCCCCGGTCAGCAAAAAGGCCCTGCCCTCCCCAACAAAGACATCCAAGCCCAAGACGTCGGCCTTTAGCCGCGTCTTCGCTTCTCCCAAGAAGCGTCGCGAAATGGAGCAACGCCAAAAGCagcaggaagaggaggagcggcTCGCCGCCCAACGCGAGGCCCAGGCCCGGCAGATGATGCTCAAGGCCTCCCAGCAGCCCACCGCTTGGGATCTTCTCAGCCCACTGGCGGCCGAGGACGGCAGCTTTGCGCGCGCCTATGTTTGTCTCAAGGAGCACGAGTCGCGCTGCTTCGGCCGGCCGTACCAGGTCGAAGTCGCGGCTTTCAACGAGTGGGCGACCGAAGATGCCACGTTTGCGTCGAGCGTCAAGAGCAAGCGGAACAACACCAACTCCAACAACCCGTCGGGCAACGGGCCGGTCCGACGCGCCCCCTACAAGATCGGCAAGCTCGAGCTCCAGCTGCTCTTCGTGCCCCGGCCCAAGGGCGCTACGGACGACGACATGCCCAAGAGCATGAACGCGTGCATCCGCGAGATGAAGGCGGCAGAGGAACGGCTCTCTCGCGGCTGGGAGGGCCACCTCAGTCAGCAGGGGGGTGACTGCCCGTACTGGCGCCGTCGCTACTTCAAGCTGGTCGGCACTAAGCTCACGGCGTACCACGAGGCCACACGCCAGCCCCGTGCCACCATCAACCTGGCCAACGCGAAGCGGCTGATCGACGACCGGCGCACGCTCATGGAGAAGGAGACGACGGGCAAGggcgggcgccggcgccgctcggcgttcgccgaggaggaggagggctacATGTTCGTCGAGGAGGGGTTCCGCATCCGGTTCAACAATGGCGAGGTGATCGACTTCTATGCCGACTCGACCGCCGACAAGGAAGGGTGGATGAAGGTGCTGGGCGAGGTCATCGGGCGAGACAGCTCGGCGGACGGCGAGGACGAgaacggcggcggtggcaggGGCATGAAGGGCAAGTGGTGCGAGCTCGTGCTGAAGAGGGAGGAAGCCCTGAAGAAGAGGGCCGAAGGACGGAGGGTGCATTCGCGGACCAAGAGCATGTACGTGTGA